From a single Bacillota bacterium genomic region:
- a CDS encoding acylphosphatase: MPKIRMRVIITGRVQGVYFRGHTREKALEEGVAGWIRNLADGSVEAVLEGEENAVEAVVDWCRKGPPSARVKRVEDIRESWSGEFKGFNIRW; this comes from the coding sequence TTGCCGAAGATCCGGATGCGTGTTATTATAACCGGACGGGTACAAGGGGTTTACTTTCGCGGTCACACCCGGGAAAAGGCACTGGAAGAAGGTGTAGCCGGCTGGATCAGGAACCTGGCTGACGGCTCGGTGGAAGCGGTTTTGGAGGGGGAGGAGAACGCTGTGGAAGCGGTTGTGGATTGGTGCCGCAAGGGACCGCCTTCCGCGCGCGTAAAAAGGGTTGAGGACATACGGGAGAGTTGGTCCGGTGAATTTAAAGGTTTCAACATCCGCTGGTGA
- a CDS encoding putative toxin-antitoxin system toxin component, PIN family encodes MKYRRLLKNGMRDVGSEKPRIVVDTNVVMGGLINPVKASGRVVGLWLAGEVIVLISPALRAEYLHTFSRMRFGPMEAVERRERLLGDLLRNENLIWTEPGIRVAVIRDDPSDNRLLECAAAGRADYIVSQDRHLLQVGEYEGVVILRASDFLERENL; translated from the coding sequence GTGAAGTACCGGCGACTTTTGAAAAACGGGATGCGGGATGTCGGAAGCGAGAAACCTCGCATTGTTGTAGACACCAACGTGGTCATGGGCGGTTTGATAAACCCCGTTAAGGCATCCGGACGCGTCGTTGGTCTGTGGCTTGCGGGGGAAGTCATCGTCCTTATCAGTCCGGCGTTGAGGGCGGAATACCTTCATACCTTTTCGCGGATGCGTTTTGGTCCCATGGAGGCGGTGGAGCGCCGGGAAAGACTCCTGGGGGATCTGCTGCGCAATGAAAACCTGATTTGGACCGAGCCGGGTATTAGAGTCGCCGTGATCAGGGACGACCCTTCAGACAACCGGTTGCTGGAATGCGCGGCGGCGGGCCGGGCGGATTACATCGTATCGCAGGACAGGCACCTCCTGCAGGTAGGGGAATATGAAGGCGTTGTTATTCTCAGGGCGAGTGACTTTCTTGAACGTGAAAACCTATAA